In the Pirellulales bacterium genome, TCCAGAGCGAGATTATCGCGGCCCATGGATCAACGATGTCACCGCGCTGTTGGGCGAGATTTCGCTCGCAGGTATGCATCTACGGCTCCCAGGGCACGGTTCGCAAGGACCGACGCTCGAAATTTTTGAATACAATCAGCAGGCCGAGCGCCCCTCCACTGCGGCCAACATGCCGGGTTTTGCCCACATTGCGTTTCATGTGGATGATGTTTCTGCCGCCAGTTCGGCCGTACTTGCCGCGGGAGGCCACGAATTGGGCAAACTACATTCGATGCATGTGCCTGGGGCGGGAATGATTACCTTGATCTACCTGACAGACCCCGAGGGAAACATCATTGAACTGCAAAACTGGTCTTGAATGAGTCGAAAGAATGGTGAATTGAATCGATCGGTGGGCACAACCCAAGTCACAACGGTAGGCACGTATGCAAAACCATTCGCGGCGTCAATTCTTGCACGATACACTCTGGTCGGCCGCTACTGCCGTCATTGCAAGCAACTTACCATTGCAGCCATGCTTTGCTGGCGATCAACAAAGCCGTAGCCCTAGCGAAAGGCTTCGAATTGCAGTGCTAGGAGTGGGTAAGCGTGGAATCGACCATGCGACGGCATTTGCCTCGCGCCAAGATACGGAAGTCGCCATTATTTGCGATGCCGATACGGATACTGGCCAAAAGCGATGCGACGAGTTGCTTGAAAAGACTGGCAGGCGTCCGCATTTTGAACAAGACCTCCGCAAGGTGATTGACAACAAGAGCATCGATATTGTCAGTATCGCTCTGCCCAATCATTGGCATGCCCTGGCGGCCATCTGGGCAATGCAGGCCGGCAAGGATGTCTACGTTGAAAAGCCCGTCAGCCATAACATCGCCGAAGGACGCGCCGTGGTTGATTCGGCCCGCAAATACAAACGCATCTGCCAAACTGGCACGCAGCATCGATCGCTTCCCGGATTGCGCGACGCGATTGCCTATCTGCATTCGGGCAAACTTGGCGATGTGAAAATCGCTCGTGGCCTATGCTATAAGCCCCGCCGTTCGATCGGTCCACCAGGAAGTTATCTCCCGCCGCCCTCGGTGAATTACGATCTGTGGTGTGGTCCTGCGCCCGTTAAACCTGTAACCCGGAAAAAGTTTCACTACGATTGGCATTGGTTTTGGGACTATGGCAACGGCGAGATAGGTAATCAAGGAGTCCATCAAATGGACATTGCGCGTTGGGGACTTGGCGCTGACACCAAGCGTTCTAGCGTCATCAGCTTTGGAGGCCGATTTCGCTTCAACGATGCTGGCGAAACAGTAAACACTCAACTCGCAGTTTACGGCTATGGGCCACAATCGCTGTTATTTGAAATTCGTGCCTTGGAAACCGCGGATCGTCGAGGCGTCCGAATTGGAGTGATCTTCGAAGGGACACAGGGGAGTCTGGTGTGGAACTCAGTGCAAGCAGGTGGTATCGCATTTGACCTCGACAATCGACCCATCGAAACGTTCTTGGCCGGCGCGGGAGATCATTTTGATAACTTTGTGCAGGCAGTTCGTTGCCGACGGGTAGAAGCCCTGCATGCCGATATCTTGGAGGGACATCTTTCGAGCGCACTTTGCCATTTGGGAAATATCTCGCACCGGCTGGGAAACGATCTCTTGCCCGAAGCGGCGCGCGAGATCGCCGCACGCATCGAGAACTTCGATTCCCTACAAGAGACTGTCGAACAGTTGGTTGCTCACTTGCGAGCCAATCGTTGGCCTACTGGCGATGATCGATATCTACGAGCCGGCGAACTGTTGGCTTTCGATACGCGTTTGGAGAAGTTTATCAACCACAGCCGAGCTGACACATATTTAACCCGTGCTGATCGGAAGCCGTTTGTTGCTGAATGAACACATGAGGAGCCGGTCGCGGTAGGACCGCTCGTTGCCGGGCGGCCTCCGCACAGATTCGTACGTGCGGCATTACCGCATACGTCTCCTGCTTCGGGCGTTTGGCATAGAAGCGATCATTGGGATGCCCAAAGGTCGACTGCAAACCCAGGAATAGCTGCCGGCCTTAGGCAACTCCGGGCGAATAGCTTACCCAGTATCGTTGATTGGGGAGATGCGCACTGAATATTTGGGGAGGGCAGCATCGCGTTGGAGGCGTTGGGCGATGGCGCGGAACGCCTGTTTGGCCACGCGAATTCCCTTGTCGTAGGTCGTTTCCAGCAGTTGAACGACCGGGCGGAATCCTTTCCAGGTCATCGTCGCGGCCCAGTTCATC is a window encoding:
- a CDS encoding VOC family protein — encoded protein: MPIRAKYTHTNIVAKDWRRLAKFYEEVFGCTPIPPERDYRGPWINDVTALLGEISLAGMHLRLPGHGSQGPTLEIFEYNQQAERPSTAANMPGFAHIAFHVDDVSAASSAVLAAGGHELGKLHSMHVPGAGMITLIYLTDPEGNIIELQNWS
- a CDS encoding Gfo/Idh/MocA family oxidoreductase yields the protein MQNHSRRQFLHDTLWSAATAVIASNLPLQPCFAGDQQSRSPSERLRIAVLGVGKRGIDHATAFASRQDTEVAIICDADTDTGQKRCDELLEKTGRRPHFEQDLRKVIDNKSIDIVSIALPNHWHALAAIWAMQAGKDVYVEKPVSHNIAEGRAVVDSARKYKRICQTGTQHRSLPGLRDAIAYLHSGKLGDVKIARGLCYKPRRSIGPPGSYLPPPSVNYDLWCGPAPVKPVTRKKFHYDWHWFWDYGNGEIGNQGVHQMDIARWGLGADTKRSSVISFGGRFRFNDAGETVNTQLAVYGYGPQSLLFEIRALETADRRGVRIGVIFEGTQGSLVWNSVQAGGIAFDLDNRPIETFLAGAGDHFDNFVQAVRCRRVEALHADILEGHLSSALCHLGNISHRLGNDLLPEAAREIAARIENFDSLQETVEQLVAHLRANRWPTGDDRYLRAGELLAFDTRLEKFINHSRADTYLTRADRKPFVAE